One Verrucomicrobiaceae bacterium genomic window carries:
- a CDS encoding transposase, with protein MLADSAYHSEEHEAYLIKLNAQEFLMRKATRGHPLSEAEMQTNHTISRMRVRVEHIFARMAQMGADLCRSIGLKRATQHNHLSNLVYNMDRYACLVR; from the coding sequence ATGCTCGCCGACTCGGCCTATCACAGCGAGGAGCACGAGGCGTATCTCATCAAGCTCAACGCGCAGGAGTTCCTGATGCGCAAAGCCACACGGGGCCATCCGTTGAGCGAAGCTGAAATGCAGACCAATCACACGATCAGCCGGATGCGTGTGAGGGTAGAGCACATCTTCGCGCGAATGGCGCAGATGGGAGCCGATCTATGTCGGAGCATTGGATTGAAACGAGCCACACAGCACAACCACCTCAGCAATCTGGTCTACAACATGGACCGCTATGCCTGTTTGGTTCGCTAA
- a CDS encoding IS5 family transposase, with protein MKRYRKTERGGGLFSDIEHEQAVAAKTLGILKLRDVISWESFRPLLEDLTGYATRDWTKGGKPPFDPVLMFKVLVLQKFHGLSDDDTEEQFFDRTSFKAFLGLRIGDDIPDAKTLWDFKQRIEEDGREGGRKLFDTFGQMLESKGIVAREGSIVDASFTEAPRQRNSREANQRIKQGERPEEFDENPAVGRQKDSEARWTKKNNESHYGWKNHVKADLKTKIILNSTPRPPACTRARCLKDCLMTKIRPCSPTRPITARSTRRISSSSTRRSS; from the coding sequence ATGAAGCGCTACCGCAAGACAGAACGAGGCGGCGGACTGTTCTCCGACATTGAGCACGAGCAGGCTGTTGCCGCCAAAACCCTCGGCATCCTCAAGCTGCGCGACGTTATCTCTTGGGAAAGTTTCCGCCCGCTGCTCGAAGATCTCACTGGCTACGCCACCCGCGACTGGACCAAGGGCGGCAAGCCCCCGTTCGACCCCGTGCTGATGTTCAAAGTCCTTGTGCTACAGAAGTTCCACGGCCTCAGCGACGACGACACCGAGGAGCAATTCTTTGACCGCACCAGTTTTAAAGCCTTCCTCGGTCTGCGCATCGGCGACGACATCCCCGACGCCAAAACACTCTGGGACTTCAAGCAACGCATCGAAGAGGACGGTCGCGAAGGCGGTCGCAAACTCTTCGACACCTTCGGCCAGATGCTCGAAAGCAAAGGCATCGTCGCGCGAGAAGGCAGCATCGTGGACGCCAGCTTCACGGAAGCCCCACGCCAGCGCAACAGCCGCGAGGCGAACCAGCGCATCAAGCAGGGCGAACGCCCTGAAGAGTTCGACGAGAACCCCGCCGTGGGCCGCCAGAAAGACAGCGAAGCACGCTGGACGAAGAAGAACAACGAGTCGCACTACGGCTGGAAGAACCATGTGAAGGCCGACTTGAAAACCAAGATCATCCTGAACTCCACACCACGACCGCCAGCGTGCACGAGAGCCAGGTGTTTAAAGGACTGCTTGATGACAAAGATCAGGCCATGCTCGCCGACTCGGCCTATCACAGCGAGGAGCACGAGGCGTATCTCATCAAGCTCAACGCGCAGGAGTTCCTGA